A region of Panicum virgatum strain AP13 chromosome 8N, P.virgatum_v5, whole genome shotgun sequence DNA encodes the following proteins:
- the LOC120684816 gene encoding uncharacterized protein LOC120684816, with product MDGGSSLNILYVDTLDTMGIDWSCLQPLGAPFHDVMPKKQAVPLRQIDLPVMFGNSSNYRKDTLTFEVVGFKGAYHAILGRLCYAKFMAIPNNTYLKLKMSGPRGVITMGSTF from the coding sequence atggacggaggcagcagcctcaacatcctctACGTCGACACCCTCGACACCATGGGGATTGATTGGTCCTGCCTCCAACCCTTGGGGGCTCCCTTCCACGACGTCATGCCCAAAAAGCAGGCGGTACCGCTCAGGCAGATTGACTTGCCAGTGATGTTTGGGAACTCATCCAACTACCGGAAGGACACCCTCACTTTTGAGGTTGTAGGATTCAAAGGAGCCTACCACGCCATTCTGGGTCGGCTGTGTTACGcgaagttcatggccatccctaacaacacctacctcaagctgaagatgtcgGGTCCTCGCGGCGTCATCACCATGGGGTCAACATTCTAG